In the genome of Arachis stenosperma cultivar V10309 chromosome 6, arast.V10309.gnm1.PFL2, whole genome shotgun sequence, the window CACCCATTGACGCCGTTTTTCTCCCCACGCACACGCGTCATCCACACATACGCGTGGGTTGGCTCATGCGTGAAGTACCGTTACTGTGCAATTCCAGCGTAACTCTCtgcttattttcttcttttcgcGCACCTGCAtacgatgcgtacgcgtcatcgACGCTCACGCGTGGGTgcgctcttttcttttttttttaaataaaaatagaagtaAATATACAAAACTGAGAAATAATACTTATATGAATGAAATGAAACTAATAAAAAGGGaggatcataccatggtgggttgtctctcacctagcacttttctttaacgtccttaagttggatgGTCGATGAGCTTAGTCCTCTGCTTGTGTCGGATCCTTTGATAGGAAGATCTCCAGCTCCTTGTTGCTCTTCATCTTCTCACCATGATATAGTTTCAACCGGTGGCCATTGACCTTGAAGAAGTTGGGGCTTGAAGGATGGCTCAGGTGGAAGACTCCATAAGGCTCAACCTTTTTCATCCTGTAGGGTCCTTCCCACCTTAATCTCAACTTTCTTGGCATGAGTCTTAGCCTTGAGTTATAGAGGAGGACCAGATCCCCAGCTCTAAACTCTCTTCTCTTGATATTCCTGTCATGCACTACCTTCACCGTTTTTCTTGTAGAGCCTTGAGTTCTCATACACTTCCAATCAAAGGCACTCTAATTCCTGTAGTTGCAGCTTCCTTTCAATGCCGGCTCCCCCCAATCCGAAGTTGCATTCCTTCACCGCCCAGTATGCCTTGTGTTCCACCTCCACTGGAAGGTGATAAGCCTTTGCGTAGATGAGGCAGAATGGACTCATTCTGATAGGTGTCTTGTATGCAGTCCTATAAGCCCAAAGCGCATCTGCCAGTCGAGCACTCCAGTCCTTCCTGTGAGGCTTCACGATCTTCTCTAATATGTGCTTGATCTCCATatttgacacctcggcttgcccattggtctggGGATAGTAAGCTGTCGCCACCTTGTGAATGATGCCTTGTTTCTTCAGCAGACCTATCAttctcctgttacaaaagtgagtgccttgatcactcacgattgctcgtggtgatccaaagcgacagaTAATATTATTTCAAACAATATGAGACAACAacgttagcatcatcagtacggtaggaattgcttccacctatTTAGAAACATATTCGACAGCTAACAAAATGTATAAGAAACCATTGGAATTtagaaatggacccatgaagtcaataccccaaacataaaaaatttcacagaacaACATAAGTTGTTGGGGCATCTCATCCTTCTTGGATATATTCCCAAACATTTAGCATTGGGAGCAAGAGTCACAAAAGTTGCTAGCATCCCTAAAAAGTGTGGGCCACCAGAATTCACaatctaaaatttttctagCAGTTCTCTATGGACCAAAGTGTCCACCACTCTCAGAAGagtggcaggcctctaaaattgactggaattctgattgtggcacacaccttctaattatctggtcaactccacatctccataaatatggatcatcccatatataatatttggatTCGCTTTTAAGCTTGTCCTTTTGATGCTTAGTAAAATTAGGAGGGAAGGTACGACTAACCaaataattagctacaggtgcataccaaggaaccACCTCAGATATTGCTTGCAAGCTGTCAATTAGAAACgcatcattgataggagtggaatcatttttaatatgttcaaggcgactcaagtggtccgCCACTAAGTTTTGAGAACCACTCCTATATctgatttctaaatcaaattcttgcagtAGCAATATCCAACGGATTAACTTTGGTTTGGACTCTTTCTTAGCTTACAAATACCTTAAGGCCGCATGGTCTGAATATACTACCACTTTAGTTCCAAGTAAATATGCTTTGAATTTATCCAGAACAAAAACAATAGCCAATAGCTCTTTTTCAGTGGTAGTATAATTAGACTGAGCACCGTCTAAAGTCTTAGAGGCATAAGCAATAATATAAGGGTCCTTACCCTCGCATTGAGCCAGCGCCGCTCCTACCATAGTTTGACACGTCGCACATGATCTCGAACGGCCTACTCCAGTCAGGCTCTCTCACAATAGGAGCTTAGGTCAAAGCAaccttcagcttatcaaacgcaTCCATGCAATCTTCACTCAACTCGAACTCTACATCCTTCTGTAGCAACCGGGATAAAGGCAAcgctaccttactgaagtccttgaTAAATCTTCGGTAGAAACCTGCATGACCAAGAAATGAGCGGATTTCCCTCACAAAGGAGGGATAAGGTAAACCAGAAATAATATCTacctttgctggatctacaGATATACCAGTATTAGAAACAACATGGCCTAGAACAATACCTTGTttcaccataaaatgacatttttcaaaattaagtACAAGGTTTGAACTAGTATACCGTTCTAATACTCTAGCTAAACTACCCAAGGAAAGgtcaaatgaatcaccatagACACTAAAGttatccataaaaacttccatacaagTCTCCAAAAAATCTGAGAAAATACTCATCATGCATGTTTGAAACGTAGCCTGTGCATTACATaagccaaaaggcattctcTTATATGCGTACGTTCCAAAGGGGCATGTAAAagttgttttctcttgatcttcaggagctatatgaatttgaaaatatcctgtataaccatctagaaaacaatagtgcgatttacctgacagatgatcaagcatttgatcgatGAAAGGCAGCAgatagtgatccttacgagtggCCTGGTTCAGATGCCTGTAGTCAATGCACACCCTCTAGGAATTCTATACTCTGGTGACCATGAGTTTCCCATGTTCATTCTTTACCGTGGTAACGCCAGACTTCTTTGGAACCACCTGTACGGGGCTGACCCATTCACTATCTGAGATTGGATACATGATGTCAGCTTCTAacagtctggtcacttccttcttcACCACTTCTAGAATGGTTGGATTCAGTCGCCTTTGAAGTTGATGGATAGGCCTTGCTCCCTCCTCTAGAAATATCTGGTGCTCACAGACCTCAGGGCTTATACCTACTATATCCACCAAgctccacccaattgctttcttgtgttttCTCAGCACACTAAGCAGCTACTCCTCTTGTTGGGAAGTGACTTCCCTCACAATAATAACTGTGAGCTTTTGATTGTCCTCAAGATAAGCGTACTTGAGGTGGGGTGGAAGGGGCTTCAACTCCATTTTCAGCTCATGGTTGGGCACTTGATCATCTGGAACACTGCAGGTGGCAAGGCGTCTTTAGTACACTCAGTGGGCTTCCCCACACTTACACCTTGCTCTGTGGTTTCTTCTTCCACTGTCTCTTGGTGAACTTCAGCTACAATCTCATCAATAATGTCACACTAGAAGATGGAGTGATCTTCCGGTGGGTGCTTCATGGCTTCATCAAGGTTGAAGCTCACTGCTCTGCCATCTATCTCGAAGGAATAGGTTCCCGAGAAGGCATCCAGCTTGAACCTCGAAGTCTTCAGAAATGGTCTTCCGAGCAAGATGGATGAAGGTCTTCTGGAGTCACTAGGGGGCATCTCTAGAATGTAAAAATCAATAGAAAATGTCAGCCTCTTGATGCTCACCAGGACATCCTCCACGATGCTAACCACTGAGATTATGCTTTTATCTACCAAAACAAAACGTGATGCCGACCTTTTCAAGGGTGGGAGCCTCAAGgcatcatatacagataatgacataatactaacacatgcacctaaatcacacatgcagtcaaTAAATTGTACACCCCCTATAATGCAAGTAACCATGCATGGACCCGGATCCCCACATTTTTCTGGTATAGAACCCATTAAAGCAGAAATAGAGCTACCTACGGAAATAGTTTCtaaatcattaattttatccTTATGCATGAACagatcttttagaaacttagcatatTTAGGAACTTGTTGAATAGCATCAAAAATGGGAATAGTTACTTCAacttttttgaatatttctaccattttggggtccAGTTCAACTTGCTTCTTAGTCCTCCTAGCAAGGTGTGGGAAAGGGATGGGGATGGCATCTTGCACAGCACTATCTTTCTTAGGTACTCCATTCCTTGGTTGAGCAGCTTCGTCTTCAACCGCATCTTGTACCTCATTCTCTTTCTCTACCTTTTCTACCTCAACAGCATTTTCAACTTGAACATCTTCTTTTGAGCTCGGCTCCTCTGAACTCCTCTCTTGCAGTTTAGTTTCGGACCTCAAAGTGATGGCATTGATTCCACCCTTGAGGTTGGGTAAAGGTTGAAAGGGAAGAGCACTAGAACTTGAAGGTTGGTTGTTGGGGGTAGATGGTGGTTCCATTCGGGATATAAGAGCTTGTAGAGTAGAGGTAAGACTGGTAAGGCTAGAGGTAAGTGAATTCTAAAGCTCTTTTTGTCCTTGATGGATGGAATGGAGTGTTTCATCTTAGTTAGAAGAAGGGGAAGGGTAGGTGATTTAAGGGGCTTGTGGTTGGTTGAATTGAGGTGCTTGAGCTTGTCTTTGGTGAGATGCTCTGTATGAAAGATTATGTTGATTCCAGTTCTGCTGATAGTTATTGTTATTTCACCTTTGATTTCCACCGTTGTCTCTACCTCCTTGGTTGTAATTGTCCCACCATCCTTGGTTAGAATTATCTCTCCAACCTTGATTGTAGTGACCACCTTGGTTAAAATTACCGCCTTGTTGAGAGTACCCTTGATTCGGacggtcatagaaattatgggtagccgcCAAGGTTTTGtcttcttgttgaagttgaGGACATTCATTAGTGTAGTGAGAATAGCAAGCGCATATTCCACACACTCTCTGAGGGACTATTTGTTGACACTACTGCTGTGGCAGAGGCagaggttgttgttgattcagttgGAGCTGCTTTAGTATACTGGTCATCTCTCCCAAAGTCTTGGTGAGGGCAGCGGTCTCACCACTAGAGGAAGCTTCTGCATAGCCCTGGGGTGATGATTCCTTTGATATGCATTTCGGGTAGACTCAACTAGATCAGTGATCAGTTGCCACGCTTCTGTCGCCGTCTTGTACTTTGTCAAAGAGCCATTACTTGCAGCATTTAATAAGCTCTTGTCTCCAGGCTTCATGCCTTGGCTGAAATAGCTAATCAACACCAACTGTTCAATCTTGTGGTGGGGACATGAGTCTAGGAGATTCCTGAAGCGCTCCCAATATTCGTAGAGGGTCTCTGATTCACCTTGAATGATACAGGAAATCTCTTTCCTCAATCTATCTGTAACCTCTGCTAGAAAGAACTTGTCCAGGAATTCCCTTCTGAGAAAATCCTAATTAGTAACTACAACTCCCGGTTGAGTGTAGAACCACTCATTTGTctttccctcaagagaaaaTGAGAAGGCGTATAGCCAGATGATAGTCACATCAGCATCATGCCATCTAGTAGTTGAGCAAACTGTCTGAAAATCTCTgaggtgcttgataggctcttgagcaggtaagccatggaACTTGGGCAGTAGATTGATTAGAGCAGTCTTTAGTTCG includes:
- the LOC130934455 gene encoding uncharacterized protein LOC130934455; the encoded protein is MIGLLKKQGIIHKVATAYYPQTNGQAEVSNMEIKHILEKIVKPHRKDWSARLADALWAYRTAYKTPIRMSPFCLIYAKAYHLPVEVEHKAYWAVKECNFGLGGAGIERKLQLQELECL
- the LOC130934456 gene encoding uncharacterized mitochondrial protein AtMg00860-like → MEVFMDNFSVYGDSFDLSLGSLARVLERYTSSNLVLNFEKCHFMVKQGIVLGHVVSNTGISVDPAKVDIISGLPYPSFVREIRSFLGHAGFYRRFIKDFSKVALPLSRLLQKDVEFELSEDCMDAFDKLKVALT